The segment TGTCGCGTCGGCAGCCGCTCATATCCGGCCCGCCAGAACAGGGGTTTTTGTCCTGACGGCAGCGATCTGCCTGTGCGGCCTGTGGACCTGGCAGCGAAATGGCGTGTGGCTGACCCATATCGATCTCTGGCGGGACAGTGTCAAAAAAGCGCCGGGAAACGCCAGGGCCTGCCATAACCTCGGTCTGGCGCTGGAACGTTCCGGTGATTACCCCCAGGCCATCCAATGGTTTCGCAGAAGCCTGGACCTGGCCGGCCGCCGGTTGGAAAAAGGGTCCCCGGCAATCGCCCAGATCAACAACAGCCTCGGCGCGGCGCTGCTGGAAACAGGAGCTTATCAGGAGGCCATCACAAGCCTGCGGACGGCCTTAAGCGTTCAGACGGAAAGCTTCGCGGCCGAGGGGCTGGATACCGCTGAAATTCACAATAACCTGGGGGTGGCTTATCTCCGGACCGGCGATGTGGACCTGGCCCTGTCCCATGCCCGCCAGGCGTTGGAAATGAGGATTTCAGGGGCCGGAGCGGACAGCATGGAGGCCGCCGAGTCGCTGAACAATCTGGGACTGGTTTACGAGCGCCAGAGGGATTATAATCGGGCCGCGGCCTGTTTTCAGGAAGCGCTGCGGGTGTTTCGTCATAAAGCGGGGGATGAAGACAACCGCACGGCCACCGCCTGGAATAATCTGGGGATGGTGGCCCTGCGCCAGAACGACGTACCCCGGGCACTCGCCTGTTTCAACCAGGCCCTGGCCATCCGGCTCCGGCTCCTGGGGCCCCGGCATCCTTCTTCCGCGGAAATTGATTACAACCTGGGCCTGGCCTGCCTGGCCCGGGGCGACGCCGGTCTGGCGGCAACCCATTTCCGACAGGCCCTGACCGTTTTCCGGGACCGGTTCGGCGACGGCCATCCCGCCACCCGGACCGTCCTGGAAAGGTTATCCGGCCTGGAACCGGCCGCCGGCCCGGAATCGGAGGAAACGGCCCATGACGATTAGTCAAAAGCCTTTCCGGGTCATGATCAGCCTGGCGGGTTTCATCGTTCTTGCCGTAATGGCCGCGGGGATTTACGCCAATTCTTTCCCGGCCTCGTTCGTATTCGACGATTACGGGCTGATCGTCGACAATCCCCAGATCCGGATGAAGGGCGTCACGGCGGAAGCGTTCAGGGATTTGTGCCGGCCGCCATGCAACCGTATCCTGGCTATGGCCTCTTTTGCGCTCAATTACGCCGTTCACGGGCTTAACGCCCACGGATACCGCCTGGTCAACCTGCTCATTCACGTGATCACCGCCTGGCTGATCTTTCGCCTGACCCGGCAAACCCTCCGCCGCTCCGGAACGGAAAGCGACCTGGCGGCTTTTTTCACCGCCTTAATCTGGCTGGTCATACCGATCCATACCCAGTCCGTAACCTACATCGTCCAGCGCATGAACGCTCTGGCGGCCCTGTTCTACCTTCTTTCTCTGTCATGTTATGTTCAGGCCAGAGAATCCCGGGTCAGCGGTGCCGGAGGAGGAAAGGTCGCCGCCGGCTTTGTCGGCTGCCTCCTGGCCGGCGTGCTCGGCCTGGTTTCCAAGGAAACGGTCGCCACCCTGCCGGCGTTTCTTTTTCTGTATGAATGGTTTTTCTTTCAGAATCTGGACCGGAAATGGCTGAAAAAGCATCTTCCCCGCCTGGGCATGGTCATCCTGGTGTGCGGCCTGATCGCCTTCTTCTATCTCGGAGGGCATCCGCTGGAAAGGATCGCCGCGACATATCAGGACCAGCCGTTCACGCCGGTGCAACGGTTACTCACCGAGCCGGCGGTGATCGCCTACTATCTGTCCCTGCTGGTTTACCCGCACCCGAACCGGCTGATTTTAGACTATGATTTCCCCCAGGCCCGGGCGCTGACCGATCCGGCCACCACCCTGCTGTCACTGGCGGCCCTGGCGGCCCTGGTGATCATGGCCGTTGTCTCGGCCCGTAAGAACCGGCTCCTGTCGTTTGCCATTGCCTGGTTTTTCGGCAATCTGGCCATCGAATCATCGGTCATCGGACTGGCGCCGGTCTTCGAACATCGTCTCTATCTGCCCACGGTCATGCCGGTCATGGCCGGCGTCACCCTGATGTTACGGTACGTTCACCCCCGCCGGGCGGGAGTACTTCTCATGGCAGTCGCCATCGGTGTCGGCGGACTCTGGACCTGGCAGCGCAACCGTCACTGGCAAAACGAGTACTCACTCTGGCGGGACGGCGTCATGAAAACGCCGGCCAACCCCCGGGCCTGCCACAACCTGGCGCTGGCCCTGGACCGCGCCGGCGATTCTGCCGGAGCCATCGATTTCTACCGTCAAAGCCTGGGCCTGGCCATCAGCCGTCTGGGCGGCGGTCATCCGGAAATCGCCAATATCGGCAACAATCTCGGCGCTTCCCTGCTGAAAACCAGACGGTTCCAGGAAGCCAGGGAGTATTTTGAGCTGGCATTACGGCACGATGAAAAGGCCGGCCGGCCGGATCGAACATTGACCGTTCAGATCTTCAAAAACCTGGGCATAACGGAACAGCGTCTGGGAAACCCCGGCGCCGCTATCGGGCTCTATCAACAGGCCCTGGCCGTCTGGACTGGCGCGACCAGCCCGCCGGATGCGGATATCGCCGAAATTTACAACAACCTGGGCGTGGCCTACGGCGCCGTTGGCGATCGCCGCCAGGCGGAAGCGTGCTACCGCCGGGCGCTGATGCTGTTCCGCCTCCTTCTTGGTGAAGATCATCCCTACACCAGAACCGCCCAAGACAACCTGTCCGCCCTGGAAGTCCCGGCGGATGGTGAGCCGTAAGGAGAGGGGGGAAAGACATGATCCGCAAGGCCACCCGATCTCAAAGGGGTGTTGCCATGGCCGTCCCGGTCTTTTTCGCCCTGGCGACCATCCTGCTCTATGCCAACGTCCTCAAAGCCCCTTTTGTTCTGGATGATTTCGGGTTTTTAAACGATCCGCATCTTCTGCTGACTGAAATAACGCCGGGAAACATCGCCGACGTGACCCGGATCACCATGGAAAATATTTCCCCCCGGATCCTGCCCAGCCTGACTTTCGCCTTCAACTACCGCCTCGGCCGCCGGGACGTTACGGGTTACCACCTGTTCAACCTCCTGATCCATGCCGTCACGGCCTGGCTCGTCTTTCTGGTCTGCCGCCGCACCCTCGTCCGCTGCCGGAATTCATCCCTTGTTATCCCCGTCATGGCCGGCCTGCTGTGGCTGGTCAATCCACTTCACGTCCAGTCGGTAACCTATATCTGGCAACGCATGAACTCAATGGCCGCGCTTTTTTTCATACTCTCCCTGTACGGTTATATCCGGGCCAGGGAAACCGCCCTGTCCGCCCGCGGCAGCAGATCCGCCGGCATCGTCCTGTTCGCCTTCAGTCTTATTGCCGGCCTTCTGGCCCTGGCTTCCAAACAGAACGCCGCCACCCTCCCGGTCATGCTGGCCCTGTACGAATGGTTTTTCTTTCAGGACTTGAGCGTCGATTGGCTGAAGAAAAAACTGCCGTGGGCATGCCTGGCGGTCCTGGTCGCAGCCGGCCTGGCGCTGTTCTTCCTGGATGCCTCTCCGGTTCAGGCCATCCTGCGATCTTATGCGGACAAGCCCTTTACCATGGGCCAACGACTGCTGACCGAACCCCGGGTCATCCTTTATTATATTACCCTGCTGCTCTTTCCTTATCCGTCCCGGCTCAGCCTGGACTATGATTTTCCCCTGTCCTCTTCCCTGATTTCTCCGGCCGTCACCCTCTTGGCCGGCATTGCCCTGGCCGCGCTGTTCGCCGGCGCCGTCATCACGGCCAGACGACATCGACTCCTGTCTTTCGCCGTCATCTGGTTTCTGGCCAACCTGGTCATCGAATCATCGGTCATCGGGCTGGAACTGATGTGGGGATACCGGACTTATCTTCCGTCCATCTTCCCTTTCATGGCCCTGACCGCGTTCGTGTTTCATATCGTCAAATCCAGGCCGGCGGCCGTCTGCCTTCTAGTCGCCGCCATTATTCTGTCCGGCTTCTGGACCCGTCAGCGCAACCGGGTCTGGCAGGATGAACTGACTCTCTGGCAGGACGCCGCCGCAAAATCCCCGCACTCGGCCAGGCCCTATCATAACCTGGGTCGGGCTTATCAGGCTGGCGGGGATGACCGGAAAGCCGTCGCGGCGTACCGCCAGGCGTTGAGCATACGGCTGGACACCGTCGGCCCGGATCATTACCGGACCGGGGAAACCTGGAACGACCTGGGCGTTGCCTACGACCGCCTGGGTGACGTCGAAAACGCCGCCGACAGTTACCGCCGGGCGTTGAACATCTTAAGCCGCCGCCTGGGTCCTGCCCACCTCATGACCTCCGGGGTGTATAACAACCTCTGCGTCCTGTACGGCCGAAACGGGGATTTTGACCAGGCCGTCTACTGGTGCCGGAAAGCCCTGACCGCCCGAACAGCGGCCGTGGGCTCCAACCATCCGGAAGTGGCCGACCTGCACAACAACCTGGGCCTGGCCCTGGCCGGCGCGGGATTCATCGACCAGGCCCGGGACCACCTGGAAACCGCCCTGAATATTTACCGCCGGCATCTGGGAGAACAACACCCCCGGACCGGGCAGTGCCGGGAAAACCTTTACAACCTTTCCAATTCGATTAAAATAACTCCATGATCAGACCGATTCGCTTCCTGTCCGGAATCATTCTTGTCGCGGCCTTATGCACCGCCGCCGGCTGGTCTCTGTACGCGCCGGCACTCCGGGCGCCCTTTGTATTCGACGACATCGACAACATCGTCAACAACCCGCGCATCCGCCTGACGGCCGTCACCCCGGACGCCTTGGCCGTGGTGATGGAAAACCAGTTCGGCAACCGGCCCCTGGCCTACGCCTCCTTTGCCCTCAATTATTACATCGGCCGATATGACGTGGCCGGATACCGCCTGGTCAACCTGGCCATCCATATCTTCTCGGCCCTGCTGGTGTTTCTGGTCGCCCGGCTCACCCCCGGACCGGACGGTAAACAGGGGGCGGGGACGGCCTTTCTGGCCGCGGCCCTGTGGCTGGTCAACCCCGTGCATACCCAGTCGGTCACTTATATCGTCCAGCGCATGAACGCCCTGTCGGCCATGTTCGTGCTCCTGGCCATGGTCTGCTACATCACGGCCCGGCGGCTGCAGCGGCAAGGCCGGACCGGTTACCGGCCGCTGATCCTGCTGGCCGGAACCGCGCTTTCCGGCCTGTGCGGCCTGGCCGCCAAGGAGACCGCCGCCATCCTGCCGGTCCTCCTCCTGCTCTATGAATGGTTCTTTTTCCAGGACTTGAGCCGGGCCTGGCTGAAAAAGCAGCTCGCCTGGATAGGCCCGGCCGCTCTGGCCGCGGTTGTCGCCGCGCTCGTGCTGACGGCGGGGCACCCCTTTGAAAAACTGGCGGGAATGTACGCCAAACTGGATTTCACGCCAGGCCAGCGGCTGCTGACCGAGCCCGGGGTCATCCTGTATTATCTGACGCTGCTGCTGTTTCCCCACCCGGACCGGCTCAACCTGGATTACCGGTTTCCCGCAGCCGACTCCATGCTGCAGCCGGCCATTACCCTGCCGGCTATTTGCGCCCTGGCGGCCCTGGCGGCCGTCGCCGTGGTCGCGGCCGGGAAACACCGGCTTTACGCTTTTTCCGTTTTCTGGTTTCTGGCCGCCCTGGCCATCGAGTCGTCGTTTCTGGGGCTGGCCCTGATTTTTGAGCACCGCACCTACCTGCCCTCGGTTTTTCCGGCCATCGCGGCGGCCCATTTCCTGACCCGCCGGATCAAACCGGCCCCGGCCGGAGCCATAGCGATCTGCCTGCTGATCGCCCTCTGCGCCTGGGGCACATACCGGCGCAACCGGGTCTGGGCCGATCCCCTCACCTTCTGGCAGGACTGCAACACCAAAACCCCCTTCAGCCCCCGCATCCTGAACAATCTGGGAGTCGCGTTCAAGGACATTAACAAAATCGAAGCCGCCCGCCAATCCTTTCAGGAAGCACTGCGATATGATCCCGAGTGGCTCAGTGCATTGAGCAACCTGGGAACCATCCTGATGGATCAGAACCGGCCGAATGAAGCCCTGGGCCTTTTTGACAAAGCCGTCGCCATTGAACCCGAATACTATGACGGCCACTATAACCGCGGCCTCGCCCTGATGGCCATGAACAAAATTTTAACCGCTATTACGGCCTTCCGGGAAGCCCTCCGGCTCAACCCTTTTTATGAAAAGGCTCACAACAACCTGGGGGTGGCCCTGATGCGGCAGCTCAACATCGAGCAGGCCATTGTTCACCTTCATCGTGCCCTGGAACTGGATCCCTATTTTGTCAAAGCCTGGAGCAACCTGGGCATTGCCTGTTTCAAGAAAGGCATGACGGACGAAGCCAGGGCCTGTTTCAACCGGGCGCTGGACATCGATCCCTTTCATGTCGAGGCGTATAACAACTTGAAACGGATTACATATCTAATTGATACCCAGGTGGAAGAGATCTCCCGGCTGCGACAGGAACTCCTGCGGCAGCCGGACCATCCGCAGACGCATTTCCGCCTGGCGGAAACATACGAAAAAGCCGGCATGCCCGTCCCGGCCCTGGAGCATTACCTTCGCGTTCTTTCCCTGCAGCCGGACGCGGTTGACTGTTTAAGCCGACTGGGCAGCCTGTATGCCGCTCATTATCAATACCCGCAGGCCGTAACCATGTTCGAACGCATGCTGGAGTTACTGCCGGATTCAGCCAAGATTCATTACAATCTGGCCTGTGTATACTCTCTGCAGGAACAGCCGGAAAAAGCCCTTTACCATCTGCAAACCGCCCTCGAGAAGGGATACAACGACTGGAACCAGATAATGACCGACAAAGACATTGAATTTATCCGGAACACGGAGTATTTTAAAAAAATAATCGCCAACCATCAGACGAAAGAGAGGGAGTAAATGCGGGTACTGGTCACCGGCGGAGCCGGCTATATCGGGTGCCTGGTCGTGGACGAACTGCTGAAAAGCGGCCATCGGCCGGTTGTCTTGGATCTGTTCAACTGGGGGCGTGAGTCCATTGACCCCTTCGGCGATCAGATCGACGTTATTGAAGGTGACTGCCGTAATTCCCGGGACATCATCTACGCCCTGGAGGGCGTGGACGCCATCATTCATCTGGCCGGAATCGTCGGTGAATTCGCCTGCCAGAGCAACCACAAGGCCCATTTTTCCATCAATGTGGAGAGCACCCGCACCCTGATCAACTGCTGCACCGATCCGGAACTGGACCTGGTGCGGGATTTTATTTTCGCCTCCTCCTGCTCGGTTTACGGCAATGTCAAGGGGCTCTACCGGGAAGTAACGGAAGAAACGCCGACGGCGCCGCTGTCCGATTACGCTCATGCCAAGCTCCGGGCGGAACAGATTATCTTTGACCGGGCCCGGGAAATCCCTCACTTCCACCCCACGGTACTGCGACTGACCACGGTCTTCGGCTGGTCTCCCCGGCCCCGGCTGGACCTGGTCACCAACCTTTTTACCTATAAAGCATGGAAAACCGGGAAAATGACCATCTTCGGCGACGGCAAGCAATACCGCTCGCTGATCCATGTTCACGACGTCGCCCGCGCCCTGGTGCAGACGTTAAACGCCCCCCGGTTCATGCGCGACCGGAAGATCTTTCATCTGGGCGAGGAAGAGAACAACAAGACCGTCAAGGAAATCGCCGAAATCGTTCAGCAGCGCCTGCCCCGGGCCGTCATCGAGGTCAGCGAGGGCAAGCCCACCGACCGGCGCGACTACCAGATCAACTGCCAGCGGCTGAAGAACACCATCGGCTGGGAGGCCCGGTACAGCGTGGCCGACGGCATCAGCGAACTGGTGGAAAAATTCGAAAGCCTGGGTCTGGACTGGGAATCATGGAAATACCGCAACAACAATTTCAAATATATATGAAGGCTTCCGAATATGTCCGATTCCCTCATCAAAGTCGCCGAGCCGATCGTGGGCGAAGAAGAGGCCGAAGCCGTCCGGCAGGTGCTCCTGTCCGGCAACTACGTTTCCGGCGCGAAGGTAGCGGCCTTTGAAGCCGCCTTTGCCGACTATATCGGCACGACATACGCAGTGGCCGTCAGCAACGGCACCTCGGCCCTGTACATCGCCCTGGAGGCCATGGGCATCGGCCCGGGCGACGAAGTCATCGTCCCCCCCCTGACCTTTTTCGCCACGGTTTCCTCGGTGCTTTACCTGGGCGCGGTGCCGGTGTTTGCCGATCTGAATCTGGACGACCTGTGCCTCTCTCCGGCAAGCGTGCAAGACAGGATCACCCCCCGGACAAAGGCCATCCTGCCGGTGCACCTGTTCGGGGCCGCCGCCAAGATGGACCGGTTGCTGGAAATCGCCGGACGCCACGGAATTCCCGTCCTGGAAGACTGCGCCCAGGCGCACGGGACTGAATTCCGGGGCAAAAAAACGGGCAGCCTGGGTCGGGCCGGGGCTTTTTCCTTTTTCGCCACCAAACATATGACCACCGGCGAAGGCGGCATGATCACCACCAACGACCCGGATATCGTCAAAACGGCCAAAATCCTCCGCAGTCACGGCATGACCGGCCGGGACGATCATGTGCTGCTGGGCTACAACAACCGTATGACCGAAATGGAGGCAGCCATGGGGCTGGTGCAGCTCGGGAAACTCGACGAGCTGAACCGGAAACGGATCGCCAACTCGGAGTATCTGCTGGAACGGGTCAGAGAACTGGCCTGGGCACATGTTCCGGTGCCTGCACAGAACGTCAAGCACACTTATTTCTGGTGCCCGGTCATGATCCGGGAAGAATCCGGGAAAACCATCCAGGGGTTGAAGGATCACCTGAAAACAAACCGCATCGAGTTCCGGCAGCGGTATGATTCGCCTCTCTACCGGCAGCCGGTGATGAAAAAAATCGACCCCGGTTACGCCGACCTGCGGCTACCCAACGTGGAAAAGGTGGCCGGGCAGGTGATCGGCCTGCCCAACCACCCGGGTCTGACGAAAGAAATGCTGGAACGCATTGTAGCGGTGTTGCGGAAATTTTAAAGCAACCTGTTTTTTCTACTCAAACATGATGACCGTATAATGAGTCCAATCGGCACAAGACATATCATCATCGGTTGCGGCGCCCAGTGCAAATACGTTCTTGATATTTTTTCAAAAACCGGCGCGAAGGCGGAAGCGATACTGGACCCCATCGGGAAAAGGGCAGGCGGACAAATCAACGGCATACCGATCCGGCGATTTGACCCGGAGGAGATCCGTGAACTGCTGAAGGACGAAAGACGCGCCGTTATCATCGGCGTCAGCGACAATCATTTAAAAATGGAATTGTTCAATTTGCTGGCGCCGCTGGCTGAAATCGACAACGCCATCCATCCGGCCGGCGTCATCTCTTCGCTGGCCACCGTCGGCCGCGGGGTCATTATCAATGCCGGAGCGGTGATTCAGCCCTTTGCCGCCATCGGGAACGGGGTAATGGTCCATGCCGGCGTCATCGTCGAACACGACAACCGCATCGCCGATTTCGTCAACCTGGCGCCCGGTGTCACCCTGGCCGGCGGCGTTTCCGTCGGGCAGGGGGCCACGATCTATTCCGGCACAGTGGTCGCGCCCAACGTATCCATCGGCGCCGGCACGGTGGTCGGGGCCGGATCCTTAGTCCTCCAAGACCTGCCGGACAACATCGTCGCCTATGGCTCGCCGGC is part of the Thermodesulfobacteriota bacterium genome and harbors:
- a CDS encoding tetratricopeptide repeat protein, coding for MIRPIRFLSGIILVAALCTAAGWSLYAPALRAPFVFDDIDNIVNNPRIRLTAVTPDALAVVMENQFGNRPLAYASFALNYYIGRYDVAGYRLVNLAIHIFSALLVFLVARLTPGPDGKQGAGTAFLAAALWLVNPVHTQSVTYIVQRMNALSAMFVLLAMVCYITARRLQRQGRTGYRPLILLAGTALSGLCGLAAKETAAILPVLLLLYEWFFFQDLSRAWLKKQLAWIGPAALAAVVAALVLTAGHPFEKLAGMYAKLDFTPGQRLLTEPGVILYYLTLLLFPHPDRLNLDYRFPAADSMLQPAITLPAICALAALAAVAVVAAGKHRLYAFSVFWFLAALAIESSFLGLALIFEHRTYLPSVFPAIAAAHFLTRRIKPAPAGAIAICLLIALCAWGTYRRNRVWADPLTFWQDCNTKTPFSPRILNNLGVAFKDINKIEAARQSFQEALRYDPEWLSALSNLGTILMDQNRPNEALGLFDKAVAIEPEYYDGHYNRGLALMAMNKILTAITAFREALRLNPFYEKAHNNLGVALMRQLNIEQAIVHLHRALELDPYFVKAWSNLGIACFKKGMTDEARACFNRALDIDPFHVEAYNNLKRITYLIDTQVEEISRLRQELLRQPDHPQTHFRLAETYEKAGMPVPALEHYLRVLSLQPDAVDCLSRLGSLYAAHYQYPQAVTMFERMLELLPDSAKIHYNLACVYSLQEQPEKALYHLQTALEKGYNDWNQIMTDKDIEFIRNTEYFKKIIANHQTKERE
- a CDS encoding NAD(P)-dependent oxidoreductase, yielding MRVLVTGGAGYIGCLVVDELLKSGHRPVVLDLFNWGRESIDPFGDQIDVIEGDCRNSRDIIYALEGVDAIIHLAGIVGEFACQSNHKAHFSINVESTRTLINCCTDPELDLVRDFIFASSCSVYGNVKGLYREVTEETPTAPLSDYAHAKLRAEQIIFDRAREIPHFHPTVLRLTTVFGWSPRPRLDLVTNLFTYKAWKTGKMTIFGDGKQYRSLIHVHDVARALVQTLNAPRFMRDRKIFHLGEEENNKTVKEIAEIVQQRLPRAVIEVSEGKPTDRRDYQINCQRLKNTIGWEARYSVADGISELVEKFESLGLDWESWKYRNNNFKYI
- a CDS encoding DUF6056 family protein, with the protein product MTISQKPFRVMISLAGFIVLAVMAAGIYANSFPASFVFDDYGLIVDNPQIRMKGVTAEAFRDLCRPPCNRILAMASFALNYAVHGLNAHGYRLVNLLIHVITAWLIFRLTRQTLRRSGTESDLAAFFTALIWLVIPIHTQSVTYIVQRMNALAALFYLLSLSCYVQARESRVSGAGGGKVAAGFVGCLLAGVLGLVSKETVATLPAFLFLYEWFFFQNLDRKWLKKHLPRLGMVILVCGLIAFFYLGGHPLERIAATYQDQPFTPVQRLLTEPAVIAYYLSLLVYPHPNRLILDYDFPQARALTDPATTLLSLAALAALVIMAVVSARKNRLLSFAIAWFFGNLAIESSVIGLAPVFEHRLYLPTVMPVMAGVTLMLRYVHPRRAGVLLMAVAIGVGGLWTWQRNRHWQNEYSLWRDGVMKTPANPRACHNLALALDRAGDSAGAIDFYRQSLGLAISRLGGGHPEIANIGNNLGASLLKTRRFQEAREYFELALRHDEKAGRPDRTLTVQIFKNLGITEQRLGNPGAAIGLYQQALAVWTGATSPPDADIAEIYNNLGVAYGAVGDRRQAEACYRRALMLFRLLLGEDHPYTRTAQDNLSALEVPADGEP
- a CDS encoding tetratricopeptide repeat protein, whose amino-acid sequence is MIRKATRSQRGVAMAVPVFFALATILLYANVLKAPFVLDDFGFLNDPHLLLTEITPGNIADVTRITMENISPRILPSLTFAFNYRLGRRDVTGYHLFNLLIHAVTAWLVFLVCRRTLVRCRNSSLVIPVMAGLLWLVNPLHVQSVTYIWQRMNSMAALFFILSLYGYIRARETALSARGSRSAGIVLFAFSLIAGLLALASKQNAATLPVMLALYEWFFFQDLSVDWLKKKLPWACLAVLVAAGLALFFLDASPVQAILRSYADKPFTMGQRLLTEPRVILYYITLLLFPYPSRLSLDYDFPLSSSLISPAVTLLAGIALAALFAGAVITARRHRLLSFAVIWFLANLVIESSVIGLELMWGYRTYLPSIFPFMALTAFVFHIVKSRPAAVCLLVAAIILSGFWTRQRNRVWQDELTLWQDAAAKSPHSARPYHNLGRAYQAGGDDRKAVAAYRQALSIRLDTVGPDHYRTGETWNDLGVAYDRLGDVENAADSYRRALNILSRRLGPAHLMTSGVYNNLCVLYGRNGDFDQAVYWCRKALTARTAAVGSNHPEVADLHNNLGLALAGAGFIDQARDHLETALNIYRRHLGEQHPRTGQCRENLYNLSNSIKITP
- a CDS encoding NeuD/PglB/VioB family sugar acetyltransferase, which translates into the protein MSPIGTRHIIIGCGAQCKYVLDIFSKTGAKAEAILDPIGKRAGGQINGIPIRRFDPEEIRELLKDERRAVIIGVSDNHLKMELFNLLAPLAEIDNAIHPAGVISSLATVGRGVIINAGAVIQPFAAIGNGVMVHAGVIVEHDNRIADFVNLAPGVTLAGGVSVGQGATIYSGTVVAPNVSIGAGTVVGAGSLVLQDLPDNIVAYGSPARITEKKIG
- a CDS encoding DegT/DnrJ/EryC1/StrS family aminotransferase; amino-acid sequence: MSDSLIKVAEPIVGEEEAEAVRQVLLSGNYVSGAKVAAFEAAFADYIGTTYAVAVSNGTSALYIALEAMGIGPGDEVIVPPLTFFATVSSVLYLGAVPVFADLNLDDLCLSPASVQDRITPRTKAILPVHLFGAAAKMDRLLEIAGRHGIPVLEDCAQAHGTEFRGKKTGSLGRAGAFSFFATKHMTTGEGGMITTNDPDIVKTAKILRSHGMTGRDDHVLLGYNNRMTEMEAAMGLVQLGKLDELNRKRIANSEYLLERVRELAWAHVPVPAQNVKHTYFWCPVMIREESGKTIQGLKDHLKTNRIEFRQRYDSPLYRQPVMKKIDPGYADLRLPNVEKVAGQVIGLPNHPGLTKEMLERIVAVLRKF